The sequence acttctactcctgcaccatagagagcagcCTGAGGCGAAACAtttcaacctggttcgggaatcAGCCGaactccctgaccttcaatccacgtacagcaaacggtgctctaccagggccaggaagatagtgaaggacctcagccaccccaacaatggactcttctctctgctgcgatcagggaagcgctttcgctccctgaagtccaacacagagagaatgaggaggagcttcttcccacaggctgtccaagctctcaacaaccacaacatagaactctaatacactccagcactttcactttcaatcactctggaatttttgcacaatttttttttcttcacttttttaaaagtgtaatatttggttatgtttgcaatatttgcatattggttcattgtatacttgcaatatttgcaatactgtggtctacagctgtcgccaaagcatttcactgcatatcataccgtgtatgactgtgtatgtgacaaatgcaGATGCAGATATGATATGCAGATATGCTTTTGATTTAGGTACTGAGGTACTGCGAAAGAAAGGGCTCTAGCCCAATCAGAAGCCTGCTAAATTATGGGCTCGTTCTGACTGAATGCTTTAATCAACTAACCACTTACGCAAAGCATTTTGAATTCATTCTCTTGCTATTCTTTCCCTCAGAGATTCTGAGATTTACGATGATGTTGGAGAAGGTATGTGTCGAAAATTTCGGAAACGTATGGAACTGAGATAATGTCTTCTTTGATGGAAAGGCCTATCAAGGTAAAAGgttctaactttttttttcttttattgcagATTGTGTTTATGACAATGACTGATGAAGAACAGTTACGTATCTTTAAAAGTTTGTGAACCATCTGGATATTGAGGTGTTTGCTACTTGTACTGTGAtgataaatacatgtatttatgcTAAaaatgcctctctctctctgttttttacacattcacataaCAATATAGCATGTTATGGATGTAAAACCATGAGGGGTGTTGGAACATCGGCTGTGTGTCCGGTCTGTCTTGAGTAGCAGTTAATGTTCAGGATAATCCTGCAAGGTTTCTGTTCAGGGAAAAGCTATTGCACAGTTCAATCCACTTGCAATCCCAAATTCTCAAAACTACATTTGTCGCCTTTGTAACAATCAATTTAGCTATCTATTTATTCAAATGACTGGAACTTCATTTTGGACATGTGACACCATTACAACAAATAGGCAAGAACAATTCTCATCGAAACTAAGGAAGAACTGCAGTCAGTGGTCATTCCCAACTTTACACACGCTACTCCTTACTTTTACGCGCTTTTTACCCCCCGATCTCGAGTTTGTGGCAGAAAGTTGCGTATTAGCAGGATCTGTCGCCAGGTGGCAGTGAAAGAGTTCGTACCCTCACGAAGGCGCAggcgcagaagaagaagaagacgttccaggaagtagttttttttcccaaacaTGGCGGATGAAGACGGCTCGTTTGTTGATTTCGAGCAAATCGACTTTTTGCGAGACAGACACGTGAAATTTTTCCAGCGATGCCTGCAGGTTTTGCCGGAACGATACTCTTCACTAGAGACGAGCAGGTACGCGTCGGCTCCCGCCCCGCGTTACTCTCATTTGTAAGCCTCCGCGGAGTTGTTCTGGAGCTAGCATAATATAGCTCAAATATTCTATACAAGCTGGCCAGCCTGCTAGCTGAGGCAGATCAACTCAATCAAAGCATCTTATCTCGGGTTTGATTAAGTTGTTATTTGCTGAGAAGTCAGCAATTCCCCCGCGTCCGTTCACTTCATTCATTTATTGTCGTTCTGCATCTGGACAACTAAACAAGAGGTTAATAGCGCTACATAAGCACGGTGCTGTATTACAAACAATCATCGTAAATATGTCATTTTCCACTTTCTTCCTATTGAAACGACCCCTTTTTTGTGCTTTAGTGTTTTCCTCTACTGAAGCGTCAACATCGGTGACGCGCAATTCATGCGCGCACGATGCATGCAGTAAATGCAGCTCGATGAGTGTACACCACCGTCCAAACGTTTGGCGGATTTAAAAGGCATGTCATAACTCCAGCTCGGTCATTGGTTAGCTGGAAATGTCTTCAGTGGAATGTTGTATTCgttaacccaagtctgtcttTAAAAGCTTtcttcattattagaaaaccatCTCAAGTGATCTCAGCACAACTTGACTGATTTGATTTAAAGAAGCAGTAAATATTGACAGTAGTACAGTATCTAGTGCACCAACAATTGATACAACAATtacttatttttgtcttttttttttaattagaacaTGTTAGAACAAGGACCTTCGCAAATTGCCCTTAGCTTTTTAATGGTAGTGCACATGTtgaaaagtcaaagtgaaatgCACAGCCCTTGAGCATATTTGTTTTAGAACGAAAAACTAAAGTTTTAATTccaaattttcatttcattacatttacagcatttatcagacgcccttatccagagcgacttacaatcagtacagggacagtcccctcctggagcaatttagggttaagtgtcttgctcagggacacaatggtagtaagcgggatttgaacctgggtcttctggttcataggtgagtgtgttacccactaggctactaccacccgtcaTTAAGTGTTTAAATTCTGAGGCAACCCTCTGCAAGGGACAAACACTGATACCCATGTTGTACTGTGCCATCCAGACCCTGGATGTAAATGAATGACACTAGTAAATGttgaaatgctgtttttatCCATTTAGGTTGACCATCGTGTTCTTTGCACTTTCTGGTCTGGATGTTCTGGATGCATTGGATGTTGTCAACAAGCCCAGCCTGACAGAATGGATCTACTCACTACAGGTTCTTCCTACTGATGACCGTAAGTCAATTTACACTGCCATGCTAAATAATTCTGCATTATgaatacaatgttttttttttttaataataaaaaggtaTTGATTACATGTGAGATTATTTGTTAGATTGTACAATGttggaaatatatattttatcattaCTGGACTGACTTTAGGATCTGTCTGTATTATTGCATAgtctaaaaaaaatcagttaatCACCACCAGAGGGCAGTACATGTAAATGAAGAGAACGATACCACTTCCTCTGTGATTTCTGTTCTTACCAGAGTCCAACCTTGGGCGTTGTGGCTTCCGTGGTTCATCACATATAGGAGTACCATACAGCACAAAGGTAGCAATTTTAAAGGCCTTTCCAGAGCCATCATAATGATATTTGGGGCTTTAGGCAGTTTTGTAATCTTGCTATATTTCATTTTGACACCGCattgaaaaatgtaatgtttctgCCCGCCACAGGGCCCTGGATGCCCTCATCCCTTCGACAGTGCCCATGTGGCCATGACGTACACTGGCCTGGCCAGCCTGATCATCCTGGGTGATGACCTGAGCCGTGTGAATAAACAGGCCTGTCTGGCTGGCCTCAAGGCCCTGCAGCTGGAGGATGGAAGGTGAAAGCCTCACCGTTTCACACATTTCTAATGTTTTGTCGTGGGAAATTGATGGAAATGTCTCACTAACCAAGACcaaagaaacacagaaacacatctTATCCATGCTTTCTACACATGTCCAAAGCCATGCTTTCTACACATGTAAACATTGTGAATATCTGAGTGGGCGTTTTTAATGGgggcttttaaaatgtctttagtTTCTATGCAGTTCCAGAGGGAAGTGAAAATGACATGAGATTTGTCTACTGCGCTGCATGTATTTGCTACATGCTGAATGACTGGACCGGAATGGACGTGAAAAAAGCCATAGACTACATCAGGAGAAGCATGGTAAGGATGTAATGCTCCTAATTAATCTGACTCCTTTGGGCTATTGCACGTTTTGTTAGCGTTGTGTGTTCCTTTAAGTTACTTGCGTCACCACTGCAGAGCAAAAATTCTTACATTTATTCCTGGTCTCGGTGGCTGTCCTTCAGAGACTAGTGATCCAAGGAGGTCCAGTCATGAGATCTTTCGACATTGACTGCAACTGTCGTGTCTGGTTACACTTTCCTCTCACATTGATCACCAGAGAGGATCCTGAAAACTTCAAACGGCAAGACAGGGTTGTGCCCCGCCCTCTTTGTCTCATATAGGATGTCCCGTTGTCCTCAAGTCTAATCCCACAATAGATTATGTAACCCAGCCCTCCCAGCAGTATTCCTGTCTGGGAGATTGAGTGGATTACGCTGGGAAGCGGTTTGTATTTCGGAGACGCTGGCTACTGCAGTTGCGTTGGACTGCAGGCGGCTGGTTCTAAGCTGCTGAGCTTCAGCACTGTGGGCCTATAAATAGTAGTTATGATCCAATCGGGAGGGTCCTGCTGGGCACTAATCCTCTTAATGTTTCAAGTTTGGTGATGCGTAAATGCTGACAACTGTTGTATATGGGCGGTTTCTAATGCAGTCTAGCATCGTATCATTTACATTGCATTATGAATGTAGATGGTCCATAATATCAGTAGGATATTATATGCTCTATTGCTAAATTGTGATTGGATGAAAGACATGTAGAATGATACATGATGGTTAAACTGTTACAGTGGCTCTCGCTACTGATGGGCAGTGCTTGCAGTCATGAGGGTAAAAGtgtaatgtacatttatttacagtggttGCTTCATTTCTGACTACTTATGTTCGCTTGCTAGGGTTCCGATCTGACGACTCTGTAGCTGTAGCTGACCGTTTGGAATTTAAATCAAACTTTCTATGGACTCACGTGTTTATAAGTCCTTCAGTTGCGTTTCGTAAGATTTGAACTCTGACAAAGATATCAAGGGTGGTATTAAGGAgcagtaaaatactaaaatactttaGACCGAAGTTACAATTTTGATTTGATCTTAAGGAAATAATTCATAATCAAATACATAGAAATTTCTAAATTGAAATTTATTGAAATCTCTGCTGTGTGGGTTTTCAGTCATATGACAATGGCATTGGACAGGGAGCTGGTCTGGAATCCCACGGTAAGTGAACCGCTTGATCCAAACACCCTTTTCGAGGTGATGCGTGATTGTTTTTCAGTCCCATTCCATATTAAACGAAAACCAGATGTTCTCTGCTTGTTTGTGAATTTAAGGGCATCACTCAGAGAAATAATTACCACATTACAATGTGCATGCACTGAACCGTTCTGCCGTGGGGCAGAATGCTGGGGAAATTTTGTAGTTCTGTGGCACGGCATGTCGAATTATTACCGGTGTTCGGCATCAAACTATAGCACTCGccaacatttaaagaaaaagagTGAAAGCCTGTCATTATATGCATT comes from Denticeps clupeoides chromosome 11, fDenClu1.1, whole genome shotgun sequence and encodes:
- the pggt1b gene encoding geranylgeranyl transferase type-1 subunit beta, with the translated sequence MADEDGSFVDFEQIDFLRDRHVKFFQRCLQVLPERYSSLETSRLTIVFFALSGLDVLDALDVVNKPSLTEWIYSLQVLPTDDQSNLGRCGFRGSSHIGVPYSTKGPGCPHPFDSAHVAMTYTGLASLIILGDDLSRVNKQACLAGLKALQLEDGSFYAVPEGSENDMRFVYCAACICYMLNDWTGMDVKKAIDYIRRSMSYDNGIGQGAGLESHGGSTFCAIAALCLMGKLEEVFPKRELDRIRRWCIMRQQNGFHGRPNKPVDTCYSFWVGATLELLDVFRYTNFEKNRNYILSTQDRLVGGFAKWPDSHPDPLHAYFGICGLSLIGESNLRRVHPALNISDRALEHMQQLHRTWRDTCT